The DNA window GTACGTGCCAGCATCTGATGCAGAGAGATCGTACAACTGCGTCACACGGAACGACATGTTGCGTTCGCGACTCCACGCTCGAAACGCGCTCAACGTCTCCCTGTCTGGGAGATGGACCCGCGCGATCCACCCTCGCTCACCGCTCGTGATGGTAAACACGAACACACCACTTTCAGCACACCGTGGTGGCACGATCTCGAGGTCGGTCTCGCGTGTCATCCGATAGATCGCCCGGTTCTCGAACGTCGCAACCCGTGTCGGGTTCGAGACCGTGTGGTCCGTTTCCATCGCCGACTCGAGGGTCTCGTACTCGTCACTGAAGACGGAGACGAACTGAAACGTTTCGTCGTCGGTGGTCTCCTCGTACTCGCGTCTGAACGTTACATCCGGATAGCGAGCTATCGTCGGAGCTAACGCCAGATTGTCGTGGACGAGTTGGATCTCTGCAATGAATCCCATACGATACCCGTGACGTGTTCAATCAGAGGCCCCATTCGATCATACCTATAGGGTGTGTAACCGGCTGTTGCAGTTTCTGGGACCGTCGGCGCTATCACTGGGAAGTTGTTCAATCGTCAGTTTCAGACTCCCACCCTCTATGATACTTCCCAAACTTCATGTCAGCCGTAACATGGATAAGATGGGTCTTCGGAACGAATGTCCGTTATCGAATCACATCGATAATTCGGCCCACTCGAGACCGAACGTGGCCCCGCTCCAACTATCGACAACCACATCTCTCACGCCGAAGACGGCCGGCAGTTCCTCCACTGTTGTGCGACACCGATGACGATAGTCTCCACCTGATCGTCGTACTCACGAAATCGTGACAGCGTGCTTACGGTGTTGAGTGCGGATCGACAGAGTCGCTCGTCACGAGCGTTTCGGACGCCATCGTCGCAATCGTTGCCAGTGTGAACAATCCGACGATGGACACTGCGAGGAGCAACTGCGGAATCTGGAACACACCGAACGCGGTCGCAGCCAACAGGACCGTGCTCATGCACACTGAGCTCACGTAGTAGTCGTCGACGAAACTCGTCAGTTGTGAGGTCAGTGAGTGCTCGGATTCTGCTTCAGTTGTCGTTTCCGGCGGCTCGAGATACGGCTCGAACACCGAAATCCGGTCGGTCGTCTCGACGATGCCGCGTGGTTTGTTGTAGTCGATGATCCCTTTCTCGTCGAGTTTTGGGAGGTGTGACTGATACAGCGGGATGTAGACGCGCTGGCGTTGTGTCGACGTGAGCTCCTCGACAGTCGTCCCGTGCTCACGTGCTGCGACGTACTCTGCAACGTCGCTCATCTTGACCGGTCCACGCTTTTCTACTAGGTACGAGATCGCATCTCGGCGGCGATTGGTTTGGAGGATGTGGAAGATTTCGTCTTGTGAAAGCGGCGCTTGCCGGTCTGACGACGCTGGGTCGTCAGACCCCTCAGGACGACAGCGCTGGCGGTTTTGTGTGGTCGTCATACCCTGTGTGTGGAATGGGTTCGTAATCATACGTAAACCTTCTGTTCTTGGAATGAAATCGGAAGATTTTGAGAAATTATTTGGAAATAATACTTCTCGAACTCTCTATGGGTGAAACAACATCCATCGGGTTGAGTTAGCTTTCTGATCTTCAGTGCTGGTTTGACACTCTATACTACATATAAAAAAGCGTAGTACCAACAAAATTTGGTCCCTGAGACACAATTGCTAGCGCTGAGGCTCGACGTGCATATTCTGCGTGTAACTTCGTCCGACCTCTCGAGGGGGTCGTCACCGTCTCGCTCGGTCATTCGACCCGTTAGGGGCGAGCGATTTCACCAACCGGGACTGTTTTGCGGTGGCTCAGCACAGTCGTGTTCTCCCCGAACAAATATCGAATTCGCTCGCTCGAGTTCACTTCGGTCCACCGTCGATGTGCTAGAAGACGAACGCACGTTCGTCGTTCGATAGCCGGCCGTACTCTCAGCGCGAGAGACATACGTCAACTGGCAAGAACGCTTAAGAGCGCCTGAACGAGTTGTCTCCGCATGACCACGGATCACGAAGGCCTGCAGTTACGATTTCGGGCTGGATTCCTCGAACACCATCTACTCAAACTGGTCCTCGTCCTGCAGTTTACCATCGGTGCGATGATCTGTTTCGTCACGATGGGCTTTTTCTACCTGACGTTCGGGGCCTATCTGGATCCCCAGGATCGGACACTGCTGTACGCTGGTGTCGTTCCGTACCTGATCGGCGCAGTGGTGGTCGTGTCCCTTCTTAACCTACTGTACGAGTAAGTCGATGCTCGAGGAGGCCTGTGATGGGCGTGGCTCGAGTTCGGACCACTCCGGCCTTACCCATTGTATCGTGTGAATCACGTCCAATTCGGGGTATCCGTGCTTGCTGTCGCTATCGCTCACGGACTGGGGGTTGCAGTTGTAGACGGATTCGAAGACAGTCGTCGCTCGTGGATTTGTGTGCGACAGAAGTAGTCCCGGGCGGATTCGAACCGCGGTCACTCCGCTTCGCTTCGTTCCCTGATTCGAATCCGCTGGACGTATTTCGCACTCACGGAGTTGTTCGCGCGAAAATAGTCCCGGGCGGATTCGAACCGCCGTCATAGGCTCCAAAGGCCCATATGATTGGCCACTACACCACGGGACTGCAATGCCCGGATAGAGCCGACAGCCGAAACCGACATCGGCCGTCGAGCGGGCGTCACTTCCGGGATAGGAGATGACCGCACAATAGTGTTACTTTTCGGTGCGAGGAGATGACGGCGTCGACCGGTCTCGACGATGCCGCTCCTCCTCTCGAGGAACTCAATCCGTCTGTGGAATCGAACGTGCACCGAGCCAGAAGGCGAGCACTGCCAGGACCGAGAGGATGAGGAGATTCCCGACTGCAGGCTCGAGACCGGCCACAGTAACTGTTTCAGCCGCGGGGTCGGTCGCCGCCCGGACGCCGCGAGCGAAGTACGTCAGCGGCGAAATGTCGACGAAGGGGGCGAACCAACCGGGAAGTTGCTCGAGGGAGACGAACGTCTCCGAGAGGAAGAGCAGCGGGAGTCCGATGGCGTTACTCGCGGCGACAGCTCCATCTTGGGAGTCGGTGTAGCTGCCGAGCATCGCGCCGACGCCACAGAAACAGACGACGCCGATCAGGATGTAGGGCACGAGCAGCGGCGAGAACGCGATCTCTGCGCCCGTCAGGGCGACCACGAGGATGAGGATGAGGATACTCGCGAGGCCGATGATAACGGCGTTGACGAGCGTCTGTGCGAGGAGCCACTCCCCGCGGGTGACCGGCGTCGTCGCGAGCTTTTCGAACCGGTTACCCTCACGGTGGCGGGCGACTTCGCTGCCCATCCTCGAGAGTGGCGTAAAGAGGACGACGACGGCGAGGTAGCCCGGGACGTAGTAGGCCGGAGGTTCGGTGAACAGCCCTTCGCCCGTGGGGTCCGTCCGAACGAGCGCACCGAAGATGACGATCAGAATGACGGGGAAGAAGAACGTAAAGAAGACGGCCGTCCGCCTGCGGACGAACGACCGCCAACCGGCGCTGGCCTCCGCACGAACGCGAGTAAGCCGGCTCACGCTGTCTCACCCGTTTGGGCGACGCCGTCGTCCGTCGAATCGTCTCCAGGCTCCGTCCCGTGATTCGTCCGCTCGAGTTCTGTCTCGTCGGCCAGCGTGAGATAGACGTCCTCGAGGTCGGGTTCACTCCACGAGAGGCCAGTGTACTCGAGGTCGTGTCCCTCGAGAAAGTCGACGACCGCTCCGATCTCGGCCGGCTCGATTTCCTGGACCACGACCGCGTCGTTCGAACGCCGAGCGCGAACGCGCCCCTGCTCCGGTCGGTCGACGGGGAACGCGAGGTCGGCGAACGCGTCCAGTTTGGCCGTCGTTTCGATCGTGAGGCGACTCGAGCCGCCGTGTTCGGCCACGAGGTCGGTCGGCGTTCCGCGGGCGACGACGGATCCGTTGGCGAGTAAGCCGACGCGGTCGGCCAGCCGTTCGGCTTCGGCCATGTCGTGGGTGGTGAGCACGACGGTCGTCCCACCTGCTGCGAGGTCTTCGATCAAGCGCCAGACCGTCCGCCGGCCGGCGGGGTCGATCCCCGTCGTCGGCTCGTCCAGAAAGAGCACGTCCGGATCGTTGACCAGCGTCGAGCCGACGCAGACGCGTCGTTGCTGGCCACCCGAGAGGTCCTCGTACCAGGTGTCACCCGCGTCGGCGAGGCCGACGTCGGCGAGCACGGAATCGGGGTCTCGAGGATCGTCGTAGAGTCCGGCGTAGTACGAAAGCAGTTCGCGGGCACTGAGGCGATCCGGCGGCGAGAAGTCCTGTGGGAGCACCCCCAGTCGGTCTCGGTCGATAGCCGAGGGGACCTCGCCGAGCACTCGAGCGGATCCCGAGTCGGGCGTCGTCGTTCCCGTCAACGCGCGAACGAGCGTCGTCTTTCCCGCACCGTTCGGGCCGATGAGCGCGAAGACCTCGCCGCCCCCGACGGAGAGTGACGCTCCCGAGAGCGCCACCGTCTCGTCGTAGGTCTTCTCGAGGTCCGTCGCGTCGACCACGGCTTCGGCGTCCATGCGCCGAGGTAGCCACGCATCCCGGGTAAGGTGTTCGATTCCGGGGCTGCCGGTCGAGCGTTCTTCGCCCAGAGTTCGCGAGTCCGGCGTTCTTGCCCACGCAGGCTCAACTATTACCCGAGAATTCGTGGTAGGACGGGCGCAATGACTCAGATTGGCTATACGCTCTCGAGCGAAGAGCACGGGCCGACCGAACTCGTCGACATCGCCGAACGTGCTGAGGAAGCAGGCTTCGACTTTCTCTCTATTTCGGATCACTTTCACCCGTGGGTCTCCGAGCAGGGAGAATCACCGTTCGTCTGGTCGACGCTGGGTGCGATTGCGAACGCGACGGACGAGATCGACGTCGGCGTCGGCGTGACCTGCCCGACGATCCGAATTCACCCGCTCAACGTCGCCCACGCGGTCGCCACCGTCGACGAGATGTTCGGCGACCGGTTCACCTTCGGCGTCGGCACGGGCGAGAACCTGAACGAGCACGTGACAGGGGAACGCTGGCCCGAGCACGACGTCCGCCTCGAGATGCTCGAGGAGGCGATGGTCGTCATGCGCGAGCTCTGGACCGGCGAAACGATCAGTCACCGCGGCGAGCACTTCACGGTCGAGAACGCGCGACTCTACACGTGTCCCGACGAACAACCGACGACGATCGCGAGCGCGTTCGGCCCGCAGACGGCCGAGTGGACGGCCGAGAACGCCGACGGCCTCTGGTGTTCGGGGCCGAAAGAGGGGCCGGTCGAGGCCTACGAGGACGCCGGCGGGGAGGGGCCAAAATACACGCAACTCCACGGCTGTTACGCCGAAACCGAGGAAGACGCCATCGAGACGGTCTACGAGTACTGGCCCAACGGCTCGATTCCGGGTGAACTCGGCCAGGAACTGCCCACGCCCGCACACTTCAAGCAGGCCGCCGAGATGGTCGAGAAAGAAGACATCGCCGAGGCAGGCACGACCACCAGTCCCGATCCCCAAGATCACATCGACAGCCTCGAGCAGGCCATCGACGTCGGCTACGATCACGTCTACTTCCACCAGATCGGCCCCGAGCAGGACGCAGCGATCGAGTTCTACGAGGCGGAGGTGCTGCCGTCGTTTGCGTAACAACGGTTCTGAGCGAGCCGGGAACCGAGTCGTGCGGTAGGGCGCTTTCCACACGTATTTTGCCGCTCGCGGGCGAACGACGCCCATGGAGTACACCACGCTCGGGAACACGGGCACGACCGTTTCGAAGGTTTGCTACGGCACCTGGCGATTCGGCCGGGAGACCGGCAACCTCGAGAACGAGACGACGCGTGAGGAAGCCCACGACCTGCTCGACGCCTGTCTGGACCACGGGATCAACTTCATCGATACGGCGAACGTCTACGGCACCCCCGACGGCACCAGCGAGGAGTGGATCGGCGAGTGGATGGCCGACCGCGACGTCGACCGAGAAGACCTCGTCATCGCCTCGAAGGTGTACTTCGAGTTCGACGGCTGGGGCGAACCCGGGCCGAACGACTCTGGACTCGGCCGAAAACACATCCGCGCCCAGATCGAGGGCACGCTCGAGCGACTCGGCACGGACTACCTCGACTGCTACTACATCCACCGCTGGGACGAGGACACCCCCATCGAAGAGACCATGTCCGTGCTGACGGACCTCGTCCGCGAGGGGAAAGTCACCCACCTCGGCGCGTCGACGATGGCCGCCTGGCAACTCACGAAAGCGCTGTGGACCAGCGACGTCGAGGGACTCGAGCGCTTCGACGTCACCCAGCCGATGGTCAACGCCGCCCACTACGACGCCGTCGGTGACTACCTCGACGTCTGTGCGGATCAAGACCTCGCCGTCTGCCCGTACTCGCCACTCGCTGGCGGCTTCCTAACGGGCAAGTACGAGCGGGCTGACGACGGCTCCGTCGAAGCGCCGGACGGCTCTCGAGGCAGTTTCGACGACCTGTTCGAGGATCGATACGCGACCGACCGGGCGTGGGACGTCCTCGAGGCCGTCGAATCCGTCGCCGACGAAGCGAACGCCTCGCCGGCGCAGGTCTCCTTGCGGTGGCTGATGGAGCAGGATCGATTCACCTGCGTCCCGATCGTCGGCGCTCGCACGCCCGAGCAACTCGAGGAGAACGTCGGTGCCGTCGAACTCGATCTGAGCAACGAGCAGTTCGAGCGGATCGACGCGGCTCGCCAGTCAGACGAGTGAGTGGCCGATCCCATCGCGGGAAGAACC is part of the Natronorubrum sediminis genome and encodes:
- a CDS encoding helix-turn-helix domain-containing protein, with protein sequence MGFIAEIQLVHDNLALAPTIARYPDVTFRREYEETTDDETFQFVSVFSDEYETLESAMETDHTVSNPTRVATFENRAIYRMTRETDLEIVPPRCAESGVFVFTITSGERGWIARVHLPDRETLSAFRAWSRERNMSFRVTQLYDLSASDAGTYFLTEQQHEILLMAYYTGYFDIPRGITQDGLADRLNVSDSAVSQRIRRAVSELIGATLEDDRTPYMRI
- a CDS encoding DUF7344 domain-containing protein codes for the protein MTTTQNRQRCRPEGSDDPASSDRQAPLSQDEIFHILQTNRRRDAISYLVEKRGPVKMSDVAEYVAAREHGTTVEELTSTQRQRVYIPLYQSHLPKLDEKGIIDYNKPRGIVETTDRISVFEPYLEPPETTTEAESEHSLTSQLTSFVDDYYVSSVCMSTVLLAATAFGVFQIPQLLLAVSIVGLFTLATIATMASETLVTSDSVDPHSTP
- a CDS encoding ABC transporter permease, which encodes MSRLTRVRAEASAGWRSFVRRRTAVFFTFFFPVILIVIFGALVRTDPTGEGLFTEPPAYYVPGYLAVVVLFTPLSRMGSEVARHREGNRFEKLATTPVTRGEWLLAQTLVNAVIIGLASILILILVVALTGAEIAFSPLLVPYILIGVVCFCGVGAMLGSYTDSQDGAVAASNAIGLPLLFLSETFVSLEQLPGWFAPFVDISPLTYFARGVRAATDPAAETVTVAGLEPAVGNLLILSVLAVLAFWLGARSIPQTD
- a CDS encoding ABC transporter ATP-binding protein codes for the protein MDAEAVVDATDLEKTYDETVALSGASLSVGGGEVFALIGPNGAGKTTLVRALTGTTTPDSGSARVLGEVPSAIDRDRLGVLPQDFSPPDRLSARELLSYYAGLYDDPRDPDSVLADVGLADAGDTWYEDLSGGQQRRVCVGSTLVNDPDVLFLDEPTTGIDPAGRRTVWRLIEDLAAGGTTVVLTTHDMAEAERLADRVGLLANGSVVARGTPTDLVAEHGGSSRLTIETTAKLDAFADLAFPVDRPEQGRVRARRSNDAVVVQEIEPAEIGAVVDFLEGHDLEYTGLSWSEPDLEDVYLTLADETELERTNHGTEPGDDSTDDGVAQTGETA
- a CDS encoding TIGR03557 family F420-dependent LLM class oxidoreductase, yielding MTQIGYTLSSEEHGPTELVDIAERAEEAGFDFLSISDHFHPWVSEQGESPFVWSTLGAIANATDEIDVGVGVTCPTIRIHPLNVAHAVATVDEMFGDRFTFGVGTGENLNEHVTGERWPEHDVRLEMLEEAMVVMRELWTGETISHRGEHFTVENARLYTCPDEQPTTIASAFGPQTAEWTAENADGLWCSGPKEGPVEAYEDAGGEGPKYTQLHGCYAETEEDAIETVYEYWPNGSIPGELGQELPTPAHFKQAAEMVEKEDIAEAGTTTSPDPQDHIDSLEQAIDVGYDHVYFHQIGPEQDAAIEFYEAEVLPSFA
- a CDS encoding aldo/keto reductase, producing the protein MEYTTLGNTGTTVSKVCYGTWRFGRETGNLENETTREEAHDLLDACLDHGINFIDTANVYGTPDGTSEEWIGEWMADRDVDREDLVIASKVYFEFDGWGEPGPNDSGLGRKHIRAQIEGTLERLGTDYLDCYYIHRWDEDTPIEETMSVLTDLVREGKVTHLGASTMAAWQLTKALWTSDVEGLERFDVTQPMVNAAHYDAVGDYLDVCADQDLAVCPYSPLAGGFLTGKYERADDGSVEAPDGSRGSFDDLFEDRYATDRAWDVLEAVESVADEANASPAQVSLRWLMEQDRFTCVPIVGARTPEQLEENVGAVELDLSNEQFERIDAARQSDE